In one window of Deinococcus sonorensis KR-87 DNA:
- a CDS encoding Gfo/Idh/MocA family protein, producing MSFRDDDPHHPGPRLPTIMRGATTRDPVPSRANRSNASRMLVFLSPLGKDAEAMAQVRVGVIGTSWWAEHMYLASLTRDPAAHVVAVCGRDDQRARELAQKYGIPGVFLDHRALIRDGTLDAVVICTPDDLHYSMTMSALDAGLHVLCEKPLALNATEAAQMYRRATERQVQHMVLFTWRWLPHIRSLHDLIRGGFVGQPVQAQFVFQGDYAASTDYMWRFDAARANGILGDLGSHMIDLALLLIGEAREVSAHLDVMLPRRSPDGRTVHAANDTASLILGMDGGAQATIQVSANIPTGGGMRLHTLLAGSDGTLDATYTFNTLGSSLVFRGIRRDEPAFRTLEVPASYGDPQRNIFELFAEQPVGPRAFVEAIAHGGAACPGFDVGLKVQHIIDAALEAQATGRRVRLSEGPAG from the coding sequence TTGAGCTTCCGGGACGACGATCCTCATCACCCGGGTCCTCGACTGCCGACGATCATGCGGGGAGCCACGACGCGCGATCCCGTTCCTTCACGCGCCAACCGGAGCAACGCAAGTCGTATGCTGGTCTTCCTCTCACCCCTCGGAAAGGACGCAGAAGCGATGGCCCAGGTGCGCGTTGGTGTGATCGGGACCAGTTGGTGGGCAGAGCACATGTACCTCGCGAGCCTCACGCGGGACCCAGCGGCTCACGTCGTGGCGGTCTGCGGCCGCGACGACCAGCGTGCCCGTGAACTCGCACAGAAGTACGGTATCCCAGGTGTGTTTCTGGATCATCGGGCATTGATCCGTGACGGCACCCTCGACGCCGTCGTCATCTGCACCCCCGACGATCTGCACTATTCAATGACGATGTCCGCCCTGGATGCGGGCTTGCATGTCCTGTGCGAGAAGCCCCTGGCGCTGAATGCCACCGAGGCGGCACAGATGTACCGAAGAGCCACCGAACGGCAGGTGCAGCACATGGTGCTGTTCACGTGGCGTTGGCTGCCCCACATCCGCTCCCTGCATGACCTGATCCGAGGTGGGTTTGTCGGCCAGCCGGTTCAGGCGCAGTTCGTGTTCCAGGGCGACTACGCGGCGTCAACCGACTACATGTGGCGGTTCGATGCCGCGCGGGCCAACGGGATCCTCGGTGACCTGGGGTCGCACATGATTGATCTCGCCCTGCTGCTCATCGGGGAGGCGCGGGAGGTCAGCGCGCACCTGGACGTCATGCTGCCGCGCCGCAGCCCGGACGGCCGGACGGTGCACGCGGCCAATGACACGGCGTCCCTGATCCTGGGGATGGACGGAGGTGCACAAGCCACCATCCAGGTGAGCGCGAACATCCCGACGGGCGGAGGCATGCGGCTCCACACCCTGCTGGCCGGCAGTGACGGCACGCTCGACGCCACATACACCTTCAACACGCTGGGGAGCTCGCTGGTGTTCCGGGGCATCCGGCGGGATGAGCCGGCCTTCAGGACGCTGGAGGTGCCAGCGTCGTACGGTGATCCGCAGCGGAACATCTTTGAGCTGTTCGCGGAGCAGCCGGTGGGGCCCCGGGCGTTCGTGGAGGCGATTGCCCATGGCGGGGCGGCATGTCCGGGCTTTGATGTGGGCCTCAAGGTGCAGCACATCATCGACGCCGCCCTGGAGGCTCAGGCCACGGGACGCCGGGTGCGACTGAGCGAAGGACCCGCTGGTTGA
- a CDS encoding histidine kinase N-terminal 7TM domain-containing diguanylate cyclase — protein sequence MLAFVVSLILTLCLGLVAAGRKTPAAQTFFWLMVSLSIWTGCYILELSSVTESGKRFWLIAKYLGAAPAPVVWFLFSLYATSREAWLNRTVRVALTGWVLLTLGIVWTNSAHHLMWMSMHVEAGQPELQVHHGPFFWAYAAAIYAFILTSVALFFNFYRTTQPLFRRQGLLLTLGGFAPLAGRMSEDLFGLDLLPRVDEVVFFFLLSGIFFALALFRYNTLRVVPIAHHTVIHNIRAGIVVLDPGDHIIDLNPFARELFGPTSKDMIGARLPDVLPSLMPAAMGRETLDDVTFVRDGVQAHFSLHRSPIPGPAGRLNGHALVLFDITARREAERQLEVQAQTDALTGVTNRRRFLELAETQVQDEGGRCAVLMLDIDRFKTINDTHGHAAGDQVLRETARACRSSLGPSALFARYGGEEFVALLSEVTPHEAELAAGALRAAVEALRLEHEGRQVPVTLSIGAAVYEGTPHDSLERCMRRADAALYASKANGRNQVTVAPAGVPVAGLAS from the coding sequence GTGTTGGCCTTCGTTGTCTCGCTGATCCTGACGCTCTGCCTTGGGCTGGTGGCGGCCGGCCGAAAAACGCCCGCCGCGCAGACGTTCTTCTGGCTGATGGTCTCGCTCAGCATCTGGACCGGGTGCTACATCTTGGAACTCTCGAGCGTCACCGAGAGTGGCAAGCGGTTCTGGCTGATCGCCAAATACCTGGGCGCCGCGCCCGCGCCGGTGGTGTGGTTCCTGTTCTCCCTCTACGCCACCTCGCGCGAAGCGTGGCTCAACCGGACGGTGCGGGTGGCGCTCACCGGCTGGGTGCTGCTCACGCTCGGCATCGTGTGGACCAACAGCGCGCATCATCTGATGTGGATGTCCATGCACGTCGAGGCCGGGCAACCTGAACTGCAGGTCCATCACGGCCCGTTCTTCTGGGCCTACGCCGCCGCCATCTACGCGTTCATCCTGACAAGTGTGGCGCTGTTTTTCAACTTCTACCGCACCACCCAGCCGCTCTTCCGGCGCCAGGGGCTGCTGCTGACGCTGGGCGGCTTCGCCCCGCTGGCCGGGCGGATGTCCGAAGACCTGTTCGGGCTGGATCTGCTGCCGAGGGTGGACGAAGTGGTGTTCTTCTTTCTGTTGTCCGGCATCTTCTTCGCGCTGGCGCTGTTTCGGTACAACACGCTGCGCGTCGTGCCGATCGCCCATCACACCGTGATTCACAACATCCGGGCCGGCATCGTGGTCCTCGATCCGGGCGATCACATCATCGACCTGAATCCGTTCGCCCGTGAACTCTTCGGCCCGACGTCGAAGGACATGATCGGGGCCCGGCTGCCGGACGTGCTGCCCAGCCTCATGCCGGCGGCCATGGGCCGTGAGACGCTGGACGACGTGACGTTCGTGCGTGACGGCGTTCAGGCTCATTTTTCGCTGCACCGCTCGCCCATCCCGGGACCGGCGGGGCGACTCAACGGACACGCCCTGGTGCTCTTCGACATCACGGCCCGCCGGGAAGCGGAACGGCAACTGGAAGTCCAGGCCCAGACCGACGCCCTGACCGGCGTGACCAATCGGCGGCGCTTCCTTGAGCTCGCCGAAACCCAGGTCCAGGACGAGGGGGGCCGCTGTGCTGTGCTGATGCTCGACATCGACCGCTTCAAGACTATCAATGACACCCATGGCCACGCGGCCGGTGACCAGGTGCTCCGTGAGACGGCCCGGGCGTGCCGCTCGAGTCTCGGCCCGTCGGCGCTGTTCGCCCGGTATGGCGGCGAGGAATTCGTGGCGTTGCTGTCGGAGGTCACACCGCACGAAGCGGAACTGGCCGCAGGGGCGCTGCGCGCTGCGGTCGAAGCGCTGCGTCTGGAGCACGAGGGCCGCCAGGTGCCGGTCACACTGAGCATCGGTGCCGCCGTGTACGAGGGCACCCCGCACGACAGCCTGGAGCGCTGCATGCGCCGGGCCGATGCGGCGCTGTACGCCTCGAAAGCCAACGGCCGCAACCAGGTCACCGTTGCTCCTGCCGGCGTCCCGGTGGCCGGTCTGGCAAGCTGA